Part of the Vagococcus jeotgali genome, TTTTACAACTACTTTTTTGAAAACGTTTCATTATTTAAACAAATCATTAAATAACTCACAAGCTAATATCAAGGGCAGTTTTCCATACTAATATTCATTTATAAACAACTTGAAAGGTTTCGTATACAATTTTAGTATCATTATTAAACACTAAGCCTAGATCTTGATAAATAGGTTGTAAAAAAGCTTGATGAGCTTGTCTCCAAAATGAAAGAGATAAGTCTCCTTCTTGTTTTGCCTGCTTAGCACTAACATTGCTAAAATCAAGAATCTCTACTGTCTTTGTTTGAATAACACAAATAGGTTCGCCATGGCTATTTAATATTACAGCATAATCATCAATTTGAGGCAAATCATCACCTTCTATCTCATAAAGAGCTAAACCTGAACTTGTGGCTGTCTTTTTTACCTCTTAATACTAAATCTGCTAACTTATCAGCTAAGATTGGAGAATTACCAAAATTATAAGCTTCAAAATCTAACTCGTCATGAATTTCATTCTTACGACAAAATTCTTGCTAATAATTAAAAATCGGATCACTCATTCTTCACAACTCCTAACTTCAAATTTTCTGTTTACCATGTCCATCTAACTGATTTAACATGGCGATAAAATGTTGAAATTCCTCTCCATTATGTATTTCTATTTTCTCCTCTTCTGCAGCATCTATTAAAGTTTGACCCAGACCTAAACTAGTATCTGTTAAAGCCTCTTCAATCATTACAGGAGATACTTCTTTTAACTCTTTCAATAG contains:
- a CDS encoding ASCH domain-containing protein → MPQIDDYAVILNSHGEPICVIQTKTVEILDFSNVSAKQAKQEGDLSLSFWRQAHQAFLQPIYQDLGLVFNNDTKIVYETFQVVYK